One segment of Plasmodium vivax chromosome 14, whole genome shotgun sequence DNA contains the following:
- a CDS encoding dimethyladenosine transferase, putative (encoded by transcript PVX_101390A; Apicoplast targeted protein. Curated by Stuart Ralph, Walter and Eliza Hall Institute of Medical Research, Australia.): MNKRGVKLTICLAIFLKIKSFLFKEANHAQTRLLKRRCGFATVGSARKRRQLPVVHYIHSAWPSNRLQQKGGRPNRGRRENNLTPHNPPFSKEPSQNDDLQDSSPHGGEIHDEGENKFIGRTFEGITIYPLEQPGGDQNILRTKIPSREFKPKRSLGQNYLKDENIIQKMVSAIELGADAFYLKDNRVGTRRGGGAKGEQKRKGKRTKNRTEHRAGNDGHKGVARADEEVANPDEEAANPDGSAANPHNCAANPDEEAANPDGPAFQSVRDQGKGIIELGCGLGQISKFLFAKYKKMTAVEIDSRALSVLSRTMPGFDFIHDDVLQINYKDLSESKATKLTVIGNLPFYITSQILFCLLDYHHYIEQAIVTIQYEVGQRIVSKVNEKSYSILSILFNLYTSPYLLFKIPSSAFYPVPKVEAAVMKIIFKQSSLNCNLLFLKEILRHSFQQRRKKLKSSLKPLLAKYSTTKELQLPPSVCHLRPQQLTPPQFVELTNFLFPLSSYPFDPAVQTKVWRKKKHGE, translated from the coding sequence ATGAATAAACGGGGAGTTAAACTCACCATTTGCCTCGCTATTTTCCTCAAAATCAAgagtttcctttttaaagaggCCAACCATGCACAGACGCGCCTACTCAAACGGCGCTGCGGCTTCGCAACCGTAGGCAGCGCGCGGAAAAGGAGACAACTCCCGGTTGTTCATTACATTCACTCGGCGTGGCCATCGAACCGGTtgcaacaaaaaggagggcGCCCCAATCGAGGTAGACGTGAAAACAACCTCACACCGCATAACCCCCCGTTTTCCAAAGAGCCCAGCCAAAATGATGATCTGCAAGACTCCTCCCCTCATGGGGGGGAGATCCACgatgaaggagaaaacaaaTTCATCGGCAGGACCTTCGAAGGGATAACCATATACCCCCTGGAGCAACCGGGTGGAGATCAGAACATCCTCAGAACTAAAATACCCTCGAGGGAGTTCAAGCCAAAGAGAAGTTTGGGGCAGAATTATTTAAAGGATGAAAATATCATTCAGAAAATGGTCAGCGCGATTGAGCTGGGTGCCGATGCGTTTTACCTGAAGGACAACCGGGTTGGCACTCggcgggggggcggcgcgaagggggagcagaagcggaaggggaagcggaCGAAGAATCGGACCGAGCACCGCGCGGGTAACGACGGCCACAAGGGAGTTGCCAGGGCAGATGAGGAAGTCGCAAACCCGGATGAGGAGGCCGCCAACCCGGATGGCTCCGCCGCTAATCCGCATAATTGCGCCGCGAACCCGGATGAGGAGGCCGCCAACCCGGATGGCCCCGCCTTCCAAAGCGTGAGAGACCAGGGGAAGGGAATCATCGAGCTGGGGTGCGGACTCGGGCAAATAAGCAAATTCCTCTTcgcaaaatataaaaaaatgacggcCGTAGAAATAGACAGCCGAGCCTTATCCGTGCTGAGCAGAACCATGCCCGGCTTTGACTTCATCCACGACGATGTGTTGCaaataaattacaaagaCCTCTCCGAAAGCAAAGCCACCAAATTGACGGTAATAGGAAACTTACCCTTTTATATAACCTCCCAAATATTGTTCTGCCTCCTCGATTACCACCACTACATTGAGCAAGCCATCGTGACCATTCAATATGAAGTTGGCCAGAGGATTGTCTCCAAAGTAAATGAGAAGAGCTATTCTATCCTAAGCATACTCTTTAATTTGTATACATCCCCTtatttgctttttaaaatcccCAGCTCGGCCTTCTACCCGGTTCCCAAGGTGGAAGCTGCTGtgatgaaaattatttttaaacagtCCAGCCTTAATTgcaatttactttttttaaaagaaattttaagaCATTCGTTTcagcagaggaggaagaaactTAAGTCCAGTTTGAAGCCTCTCCTGGCGAAATACTCCACCACAAAGGAGCTTCAGCTCCCGCCATCTGTTTGTCATTTGAGGCCCCAGCAGTTGACTCCCCCGCAATTCGTCGAACTCACgaactttttatttccgcTCAGCTCCTACCCCTTCGACCCTGCTGTGCAGACCAAGGTGTGGCGAAAGAAGAAGCACGGGGAGTGA
- a CDS encoding hypothetical protein, conserved (encoded by transcript PVX_101395A): MTKAENENGFTILQPVEAEPISVLDHVNDIIAKKKREKQNKKEHLNEWGNMKRKEKTDELKLQWKLIQHENLAEKGEYHKVKKDEKMPQFFQVATLVNGNHKIKVGAGQESQSLHTSNRRKKKCLSALQQLERDQDMKDWCVKRYTKIQREKNIGGKSFVRKQRRQLLKMKKS, from the coding sequence atgactaaGGCAGAGAACGAGAACggcttcaccattttgcaacCGGTGGAGGCGGAGCCCATATCCGTGCTGGATCACGTGAACGACATCATCgccaagaagaagagggagaagcagaacaaaaaggaacacttAAACGAGTGGGGAAatatgaagaggaaggagaaaacgGACGAGTTAAAACTGCAGTGGAAATTAATACAGCATGAAAATTTAGCGGAAAAAGGTGAATACCATAAGGttaaaaaggatgaaaagaTGCCTCAGTTTTTCCAAGTCGCTACTCTAGTGAATGGGAACCATAAGATAAAAGTGGGAGCCGGACAGGAATCGCAGTCGTTGCATACTTCGAACAGGCGAAAGAAGAAATGCCTGTCCGCCCTCCAGCAGTTGGAGAGAGACCAGGATATGAAGGACTGGTGCGTGAAGAGGTACACGAAAATTCAGAGGGAGAAGAACATCGGGGGGAAGTCCTTCGTCCGGAAGCAGCGAAGGCAGCTGctgaaaatgaagaagtcGTAG